The Lactuca sativa cultivar Salinas chromosome 2, Lsat_Salinas_v11, whole genome shotgun sequence genome includes the window ttcataaataggtcctagttggtctttgtcttatccaagacatcacaactttcctcatttgatgaatgttataaaccttcttaatacttgtcactcattgtcacaatcttaactctaagacttgtttggaacgaagtatgattcacttctcgatttaaccatttcttcaattcttgattcctcttcttagacatacaattgtactaagactcacttagaggatcaattgagatatggttcttaatcattaaggcctatcataaagcataaaatgtactctcccttcttctcagaatggagaaacttttatctttctgcctacttgattcttcttattcgttctgctattgatttaaacattttcaatcaattcagaattacacttaatcttataagtataatcatatttactaaacctttagtaaatcatgacgaatatctttgttactcttatggtggacttgatcaacacgcaactttgtgtactcgatctcctagtccttcacttgacactttgtgaatgaattagtctaatttccaaatatgaaatttctcattcatcgtgcaaccaagttgcatgattccaagtttctgtccaattgaaacttgggcgatgagaaactttccttatttggtaaattttcgacatttccataattaatataattaagaatcaaatccattattgctaataacagaaacattcaaacatcaatttttcatatacgccatagcaaggataaataattaatataaaaatcaaaatttattttattgcggaaaaatttgtccttgcaattttttttgaaaaactatgctaatgcatctttcttagcaatctaattctaactctaagtagtagctcaagaatctaatcttcaagtaatgcgatcgaaatccatttcttcacggttagattctgctcacttcttcccttaagcttcctctcttttcttcgatcctataaaacatcaattgtaatcttatcacattatgtattaagaatctagaatgggagcttaaaagagttagtcaatggattttacctaaagtagagccatacgttttgactctcccatctcttagatctcttaggtaaatagggcagctttgtctcaaatgccccttctcttgacaataaaagcaaattgactctttttggaacaggacatggaactacttcagacattgcctctctcttatgatcaaaatttttgatcatagcatgtctttcgttgccattgtctatatccatagaggtcttgaaggcagattcaccaatcaactttgcttttctattgcgccaaaccattgctgattcagcaacaataagcatataggtgagatctataagggtcacatcgtagttcatcatatagtactctcttatgaactcactatatgagtcaggaagtgactaaagaaccgaatcaacagccatctcctcataggcaacaaatcccaacattcttaacctatcaatgtgtgactttatccctaggacgtgtgcacacaccgactttccttctttatgtttacttgccaaaagggcttgagtgagcttgaacctttcaagccttcgaacttgtgggttagggagaataattggaggaggtggaggaagtgaagcatgatctcttgttcctcgatcgaatcgtggaatatcatcttcatgcggaatgcttgttccacgggatttgggaagaccatagttgtcatactttgacatctacaaaatgggagaaaacgaattcaagttagttgattgattgagtccttagtaaatcacccaaatgagatactaaggctaggacccaacacaatatgctacaacctagaaaggggatgtcgtaatctagttgcagaatatttgaaggtaagtgaatgacgattcactaatttccaccacgaaaaacgaaaaagaaatttaagttttaaatttatgaaaactcctagatcctttgagattcattgaacatttcaatggcatgtttaaatctcgatatgcccctctagtttgcgactgggatgccgaggatcacaaagcgggtgtgaataaccatgcaaacttacatggtgccctcacatgttacagtcacctattcgatgtgccggtaaaccacacacgctccaccgaactatgacaaacattgagtcaccctttgctacctttgctcagaaccatttagtgtgccggttaactacacacgctccgctaacatcttcgcaagggcacaaagtgtaatttcatggaattgcatcaattcacttttgcctaagtaactaagattgggaatttgtaaaacatttagttacttttgtacttcattatacttataatggaaggttttgtcctatccttcccgttcggctaacgaccctccactagtcaagagtgcggtgggtaagagtggatactcattcaattACCAttttacactactagaaaacagccctttaatgacgcgcaaacaatgacacgcagtgATTCACGATACGCAAAAGCGTGCGCCGCAAAAATAATGTCTtctcttctaaaatttgaaggatagagggcgcgcatttatgcgtgccctgaaattagtgtcagaaaaggaaaaaaaagaaaTGCAGAGGACGCCCATtataaaatgtgtgtcatgtaaCACTATCGCCttatattcttttaataaaacacgCGTTTTaagcgggaaatgaaatcccGAAAACTAAACCCCGCCGTGAAAAATTAAAACCCCCTCCGCTTCCAATTATCAAGAAAGAAGCGTAGGGTCTtcgtcttcctttctctctctctaacctaaaACCCAACCTGCAATTTCATAAAGATCTCCCATGGCTTAGCATATCTCACTTAAATCGTAATAACAATCGGTCGCTAATACGCTGGAGTCGGATGAACCTGCTGTGTGCACAGAGGTTGAGGATTTCGGTCACTCACCTCGCATTTCTTGCAAAATCTTTGGTACACACAGGAAAACATAAACCTTAAAGATCTTAAACACCCGCACCATCTCATAAACCCTAAAGGGCTTAAACACCCGCGCCTTTCTTGTAATCGCTTGTGATGCTGaacttcataaaagagttcttctCCGGTATTAGCATCTTCCTGGGTAGCTGAACTTCTGTCATCGCTCGGGATCGATCTCAGTCTCCTATTCACCCCTCTACAGCCTTACTTGTAAGTCCACACCACACTTGTTCTTATCTTGTTCTGTATCTTTTTTCCTTCTTTTATTAGAGTACTTTACGTTTTCTTTTTTGCTTTGATCTGTCGCACACATCGTTTTCAAACTCGTCAGAAGCATACGCCATGAGGCGCGCCTTAAGGCGAAGCGGACCATGGCGGAACTAGAGGCGCTGCCTCTGTGGTTGGATTTGAGACATACGCTTCGTCCAGGTGAAGCGTAGATGAATCGGTAGAGGCGGTGCGTTCTTCAGAAACATACGCCTTAAATTTTTAGTCTAATTTTGACTTATTTTGACTTTTTCCTTTTCCAATCACACCTGGTCTGCATCGCATCTTGCAATTCTTCCTCAATTGATGAAATTGATGTTCCATACATTCAATTGAGTCTACTAAATGTTGTTTGAATATCCAATTTAAGAAACATAGGCCTtgatttttagtttaattttgacTTATTTTGACGTTTTTCATTTCCAATCGCACTGTTCTGCATCGCATCTTGTAATTAAATGCCACCTGTTGGAGACAAGCCAAGCCTTATTACATTTCTTGACGTACATCCATCCATCCATATATGCATAGCAAAATGAGATGATGAAAATATGATGTAATGTAACGTGTGCAAACTTATGTTGTTTATATTTTGGTTGGAAGCTCTTAATTAATCGGATTATTAAAGTGAGTTTGGGCATATATTTTTGGTTATTAATTTAGGTGGAGACTGTGTTCCATGAGTTTGGTAATGCACTTCAGCACATGCTAACAAAACCAGATGAAGGGCTTGTTGCTGACATTCGTGGCATAGAGTGGGATGTTGTTGAATTACCTTCTCAGTTCATGGAAAATTGGTGCTAACACAGGTAGGTACCTATATAATATAGAATCAAATCATTTTTTGGACCCAGAAAATAAAAAACTTAATATATGAGACACTACAGGGATACGTTGATGAGTATTGCAAAACATTATGAAACTGGGGAGACTCTCCCTGAAGAGATATATTAAAAGCTTCTTGCTGCTAGAACTTTCTGTGCTAGCACCCTTAGCCTCCGTCAGGTGAGATTCATATTCATAataattcatttattaaataaaataataatagaaattagtaaataaataaattagttgTTGTTACTTGTTAGCTTAAATTTGCAACGGTTGACCTGGAGCTTCATAGCAAGTATGTACCTGGTGGGTCCAAGTCGATCTATGATgttgagagaaaagtgagtgaAAAAACTCAAGTACTTCCCCTGCTTGAGGAAGACAGGTTCCTTTGTGGTTTTAGCCATATTTTTGCAGGTGGTTATGTTGCTGGATACTACAGTTATAAGGTATCTATCTTATATACTTTTATTCTTTATGCTAAATTGCTAATGGTTTTTGATTATGATAATggatcttgattttatttttgaagTGGGCGGAAGTGTTGTCCGCTGATACTTTTTCGGCATTTGAGGATGCTGGATTAAATGATGACAAGGTATGATTTTTGTCATCAAATTATTTAATTCCCTCATTCCAAACATTGACTTCACATTGACCATTTTTATCAAACATCTAAAAGctagaaattttaaaatatttgagaGATTGTAGATTAAAAATCTTACTTGATTGGTTTGAAAAGTATTGTACGTGTCGATGGATTTTGTAGataaagcttcattttctccatcACTCTTGGCAACTCATTCTGCATGCCTGCATTCACCTGTACCAAaacaatataaatttaaaaaaaaataataataatagtaattggTTTAAAAAATAATGGATTTATAAGCACATACCTTCTGCACGATTTCAGCAACCTTATCTGGTGAAGCAAACGCGTGCTCCTTGAGTGATTTTCCCATAGCTTACTCTAACTTCTGATTTTGATCACCTGATAACAATGCCACCCTAACAGCTGTCACCTTCaagaaacacaaaaaaataaataaatgtttattcagGTAGTCCCCTTATTTATTTTGCTGAAAAAGAGAGAAGATAAATAACTAACCTTTGTAACAAAGGAAAGCATGGGGTCTACTACTAGCTTAGTGACTGACATGATAAACTTTCACATGTGGCTTTCAGATTTTCTCAAGTTCCTACATTTAATAATACAAAAATACAAAAACCAATATAattaaatcaaaacaaaaaaatggGCAACAAACCATGAATTCCTAACTGTATACCTTCTTTGCATGAATTTGACTTTCCAAAACTCGAGGCGACAGTGTCCTAGCCAAagaagttgaccttgaccaatCAAATAATGAGGTTTGACCTCTAAGAATTCGTCTCAGATGCTCCTGAAGTGATCACATACAAATGAATACAAACTTTCAGATTCTTCTAAGAGattattgtatttatttattattatttttttgaaaaaggagaagttgaaGTAAATACTAACCAACAATTGGGAGAAATCCAGTTCCTTGTGTGTGACTAAGAATTCTATGTCAGAAGGTGCAATCTGTTCTCTTAATATAAGAAGATGCTTGATGAGAAAAAGTTGTCCATCCATTTGTGATATTTTTGCAACAAGTTTGCTTGCTTTCtatagaaaataaataaaatgaaacaatCAAACACCTTAAAATAACGGTATATTAAACATAGAAACAAATCTGAAGCAATTAAATTCACTTACTTGGATGGATAAAGACCAAACCTCAACAACTTCCTGAAGAATGGAAGAAAACAAAAGtaattgaattaaaaaataatgGGAACCATTAATGTCTGCCTTAAATTAGTATGTTCCATTCGTTgatccttttttttttcaattgcttaacagaaaagaaaacaatttgacTCAGTTAATTAAATTAGTGTTTGTTCTTATtgataaaaaaatcaatatattGGACTTGTTTTCTCTTTTGAATCAGCTTAATTTCTGTCTTAATTGTCTTAATCAGGATAAAGGACAAATCTTTGTTGAAGTTAATTTTGAAGGGTATTCCACTCATTTTGGAACTTGTGAAGCTGCTTGTTGGTTTCTCACTCATGAAATGGGAACCATTAATGACTGCCTTCACAAACATCAGGTGCTCAAtttcttaattttctttttcatttttctttttctttttattttttaaataataactaataatttGTTATACGGATTTAGGTTAACGCTAGTGGGCCATTCATTTGGAGGTACAATTGCTTCAATGCTATCCATTATGATTCGAAAAAAGACATGCGATGAATTAGGTTTTAGCCCTAACATTGTTACAGCTGTTGGATATGGAACACCACCTTGTGTTTCTAGAGATCTTGCTGATAGCTGCTCTGATTTTGTCACAACCGTTTGTATGCAGGttgatttatatatttatatatttatatattatttttattggtATCAATTTCAATTCTTGTTTTTTGATAAACATAATGATATAATACCGAGGCTAAGTGTTGCTACTTTGATGAGATTGAGGAAAGAAAATTTTCAGACTGATTGGTAAGTAATAGTATCTGATAACTAatatatttgttttaaaaaaatttaaactttttgaatttctcagGAAAACCATATTTGAAAAGGACGATTAGAAAAGTGTTTTAGATGTAGTTACTAATGCAAAGCAAGTTGTATCCTCTGTTCCATATATAGTCTTTCTTTTTTATTACTTCCTAAAATTATTATGGTGTCTGATATTATGTTCCAGAAATAAGAAAATTGTAGTTTTGTTTATGTAGATCCGTTGGGTTCCAAATACAATGGTCCATGCATCTTCTAATTGGCTGCTGGtttaatttttctttgatttttattatcattttcatTATAAATCTTACTAGCTTTTaatcattttcattttaaatcTTAGTTGCTTTAAatctcaaatttcacaaaacaatattATATTATGTGTTTTGGACCGAGTATCTTTTTTTTTGGATACCCCTATCACAGAGGTTTGAATCATAGTTAATTTAAGTGCATAAAATATCTGAAGGTTTTCGATCTTTCTTCTAAATGATTTCGATACTACCTGTCCTTGATGTTTTAATTTAGGTATATTTTAATTCAATGTGTTTGTATttaataacaagtattaaaaaatGAACATTGCATTGATGGTTAGAGTTGTTGGTATTGACAGTGTTCTCCTTCTGATGGGCCACAACTGATCAATAGTACTATACAGgtatttgtttttgtttgttgtattatactttataaaatttatattaaataaaatttatataaaatgtgtttggattatgTCTTGTTGATGTATGGATTAACCAGGTTAGTTCTTAGTACTATTTATTTCCATTGATGAACAGACATAACATGACTgcaaaaaatgaccattttgcccttactATTGTTATTACAATCGAGGGCAAAATATCTTCCATTGAATCTATTATTTTACATTATTACAGGTTGACAATGTAAATTATATTCAGAAATAGACATTTGGATTTGCACATTCTATTATACTATGGTACTTACATAACCGTGCTACTCACCTTTCTATAATTCTAACATTAAGGTTGACCTGATTTTTATGTAATACATAAATCTTATCATTTATGAGAGATTttgaatttataatttatataaaatgaatACACAAACTTGGAGACATAATGGAAATGACTTTCGAATTTATAATTTGTATATTAAATATGTCACTGCATTTACAATTTTAATGTTGATTATCACCCACATAAGTACTCGCTACAATTTTAAATATGTCACTGCATTTACAATTTTGAATTAGCTGTAtttgctctaagggagatcaacttatcaaaagtaagttatttttttcacccttttatttaatatttttttgattgaatgaaagtcttaatgaaagtaattgacaaccctttttctataaatgatgttgtgattgtgggagaggtgttgtgtttttctttgttagttttataggaatgtataacccatgttagcaatgtattatttttgtttaacatttgaatgattctttgtatgacattataatttgtgcaatttattttattttttgagtatgaaattttattttatattatacaatggattgtattttttgtatatggtattttatttatattatgagaaattaaatgcaaatttaatttaaaaattaataaatatataaattaattttttttaaacatttaaatttacgatacgcaaaaatgtgtgtcatcttcatttatgacatggcctttcttgacaggggctttcttgatacgcattgcgtgtcattaacacgcccgtcgtaaggttacgacacgtgaatgcgtgtcgtcttcctttatgacagggccttccttgatacgcattgtgtgtcgtaaacgcgcgtcgtaattgcgcgtcataaatgcgtgtcgtaaatgcgcgtcgtctatagacgacgcgcaaaagcgc containing:
- the LOC128132300 gene encoding conserved oligomeric Golgi complex subunit 3-like, encoding MEHTNLRQTLMEVVEVWSLSIQKASKLVAKISQMDGQLFLIKHLLILREQIAPSDIEFLVTHKELDFSQLLEHLRRILRGQTSLFDWSRSTSLARTLSPRVLESQIHAKKELEKI